The genomic stretch attattactattatctTCCTTATTgttttcattaatatttccaaatttgttcatatatatttgatcgttattttttttaaaagaaagatTTAAGgcattattatacatataatcataattgTTTTTACAATAAGTTTCAGggacatttattatatctttcttTTCGAATTTCATATGATTAATATCTTTACTCTCCCCTTGGGCACTATTTAAgtcttcataattattatcaatataattATCGTTCACCATTTTTTCATTACTGTCAACAAAAGAACTAGTACATGACATACCACAATCTATTTCTTGTGGTCTTtcaatatcattatttaaaatattttcatatgaaCAATCAAAATTTAAAAGATTATCATTCATGTTATTATGTTTCTTATCTCCATCCTTTCCTTCAACTTGTACAGGGATATTCATAACATCCTTCATATTAACAAATGAATTATTCACGTCCATAATTATTTCTCtttacattttaaaaaaaagatcaatcaatcaaaatatataaaacatttaaaatacaaaaaaaaaaaaaaaaaaaacacacaaacaaatgaataaatatataagactAATgtgttttaatattttactttttatcctttatttttttcttaaatcagtgtgtatattttaagaGGAAaacacaagaaaaaaaaaaaaaaaaataaagataaaataaataacttTTAAATACACACGTAAAATATATTGTGTATaaggtttatatatattatttttttttattataataaaaaatattcatacaataataatatatatataaaatatatttatatatatatatatatatatatatatttatttatttattattcttaaaaaaaaaaaaaaaatgcgtatgcatataaaaaaaaaatatatattttagataTTTTATGAGATACGCGaaactttattattatgattatatatatatatatttttttttttttgttcatatttcTAAAGAACTTATccatatatacaatttttaattttaattgtatatattcatactaataaaatatttcttttctaattaagaaatatgaataaaaaccGGAGAGCATTTAGaatatccattttttttatggttcattaaaagataaaaaaaaaaaggaaattatatatatatatatatatatatatatatttagacaTTTAAAGTTTTTAAGCAtgtgtaataattatatgtaaatatttatacatttatatatactttatttattatttttttcattcaatAGTTATACCTTTCCCTGAGCCCTTTACATAACaagcatataataataataatataacataatatatatatatattttatttatttatttaatttattttttctattttatctTTCTATGCTGTATTGCAACTTTCACTGTTTTggtcttataaaaaaatgcacccataaaattatatggtCTTGTATATAAGTTGTATAACAAATTTtacagaaaaaatataaattaaggataaaaaaaaaaatatatgtattaacaTAATTGTggtaaatgaaaaaaaaaaaaaaaaacaataatattgaatctattattttttcattaaaccttaaaaatatatatatatatatatatatatatattacattttttatctttttcctttatatTGTACATAATTAAAGATAATATCATGCGTGTTCAACTGACcacctaaaaaaaaaaaaaaaaaaaaaaaaattaataacattACTCATTCTACAAATATAACCAtaaaatgcatatatatatatatatatatatatatatatatatatatattttttttttttttttttttttttttttctcacataaatcttgtaaaaaaaaatgggaaGCATATAATACACGTTATTATTAAAGGGGAGAACATGTCTAATCTAACATCGAcctataaaacaaaaaaaaaaaaaatataatatatataaatatatttatataataaatacataaatatttagagcaaatattttatattacatattgcGATATTTTATATCTCTTTGGTGGTAAAGGGATTTTCATTCCATTATATAAGCATTTTGTAAATAAGCTtgttttaaaattttctGTAAAATCTTTTTGTTTATTCATAAAGCTATAACTACTATTATAATCAAGCTTTCTATCAGCTCTTTTAATACCTTTAATTTCTAATGGTTTTAAATATGGACAGTATTTATAATCTATATTTCCCGCGTCTATATTTTCTCCTATATATGAAACGTCACTCTCTtgttttacatttatattctCGATAACATCATTCTGTGCATTCGTATTAATTTTATGCAAATTTCCTACTATCTGAAgggaaaatttatataataataaaaagaaacaaattttttatcataaaaaaaaattatacatataaatataaatatatacatatatacatatatacatatatatatatatttgatttagTATTAACAATATGGTAAGTTATTTCTGCtactacaaaaaaaattatattacaactaacattatatatatatatatatatgtatatttttttttttttttttgtctgtatatttttcttcctttaaataacattatatataaacatacaaaatatattcatttttttttttttcctcattaaaaaaaaaaaagaaaaaaaatactgCACATTTTTCTTTACAATATTTATTACCTTATGATTTATAAAACAAGGTATAAATTTACCCTGAATTCTTTtgaaataatttatcatcattgttattttattatttccctGAACATATgaattttgttatattatacatatatatatatatatatatatatatataataacataacattataaaacttaaataatatatatatatatatatgttatattatttttaataaaaaaaaaaaaaaattaaaaaaattaaaaaataattttatatatatatatatatatatatatcaatatattgtGTATGGAACAAAATTTGTAGTTTGTCCCATGCATGTtccattaaaatatattatatatattatatatatatatatatatatttatatatatatatgtagggatatatatatttttatatataagaatgcccaaatgtatttattacctatatttatatagaatatttttttcataaatttaataataaaattattttgtaaaattaattaaaaataaaataaatataaataaatataaatatatatatatatatttatgtatatatatttatatcatataatcattaataatatataaaaatattatattaaaaatgatattcatataatattaataattttatgaattCTGGATAagtgtaaatataatatattattagatataattaaaagtaaaaagatttatcatacataaatatatatatatatgtaacgaTTCGATctatatatgtacacataaatattttttgttttcgtTTTTTAACCTTTTTACTTTCCAAGAGAGTCATAATGGATGATGAAGTTGTCATTGATTCCAACCTCATGAAaaagtatattataaaaataaataaataaataaatattatatatatatatatatattttttatatttgtatgtaaTATTTCTTACGGGTAatgtttcattttatataattcctgtttttttcatttttttaaggTTTGAAATATGTGccaattttaataatgaagGATATATAACAAGCAtagatttattaaataatataatagctACTACGAATacaaagaatataataaaaatatatgatatatgtgAGAGGAAAGAAAAGTTAACATATAGTGTTCAAGATTTAGTAATAAAcgatattaaattattaaagaaagatttgaaagaaaataatgGGTTATCcataaattatgaaatacAAGAATGTTTGTTTACAGCatatgaaaaaaacaaaaaaaacaaaatatatcattatgatttaataaataaaaaagtattacatatatatgactTATCTGatgaaataattaataatagttTTGTGTTACATCCAAATactcatatatttattgttgtattaaaaagtaaagaattaattgtatataatataaaaaataaatctataatatataagacaaacgttcaaaataataattgtatagTCTGTTATAATAAATCAGGTATATTATATGGTTATACAGGTAATGTAAATacaatttatttatgtagtTGTTTTGGTGatgattataatgatgattattTTGCAAGCTTTGATATATCCAAGGTAACAgcaaatgataattattgtaTACACATTGATTTTTcttatgatgaaaaaaaaatgcttataactacaaaaaataattccATATATACATTGGATGCATATACAGggcattttttatattcatataattttatgtatgAAAACAATTCTTACATATCTTCTTATTTATCTTATCCCATTTTTTCGTTCGACTCAAATTTTGTATTATCGGGTAATGTATATAGGAAAGTACAAacagtaaataaataaatatatatatatatatatatatgaatattttatatgtatttaatatattttatatattttatatatattttacatattttacatattttatatattttttgtacttCATTTTATTGCCTTATATCCTTATTTtacaatttattatttttttctttatttcaaGGTGGACAAGATGGCCATCTGCATATATGGGATGTACAAGGAAATCATGTGAtcaaaaataacataaaaaataatattttatatattaagtgGGTTTATAACAGGCTGGCATTTGTAAcaagtaaatatattaataatttgtgAAAGAAGatggaataatatatttgattttataagtatatattgcTCTGTATTTTGAATATCCACATTTAAGTACATacgtaatattatatatatatatatatatttacttatatatgtatatattttttttttttttttttttttttttttagctaGCAACAATCTATTAATTTGGAAGCCGTCCAAAAACTTTTGAGAAAGGTGGTATTAAAAGAATAACCTatgaataaagaaataaatgtgtataaaagaaatatatacatatatatatatatatatatatttacatatatatttacatatatatattttttttttatatattgcatccttttttattt from Plasmodium falciparum 3D7 genome assembly, chromosome: 13 encodes the following:
- a CDS encoding WD repeat-containing protein, putative, with the translated sequence MDDEVVIDSNLMKKFEICANFNNEGYITSIDLLNNIIATTNTKNIIKIYDICERKEKLTYSVQDLVINDIKLLKKDLKENNGLSINYEIQECLFTAYEKNKKNKIYHYDLINKKVLHIYDLSDEIINNSFVLHPNTHIFIVVLKSKELIVYNIKNKSIIYKTNVQNNNCIVCYNKSGILYGYTGNVNTIYLCSCFGDDYNDDYFASFDISKVTANDNYCIHIDFSYDEKKMLITTKNNSIYTLDAYTGHFLYSYNFMYENNSYISSYLSYPIFSFDSNFVLSGGQDGHLHIWDVQGNHVIKNNIKNNILYIKWVYNRLAFVTTSNNLLIWKPSKNF